In Frondihabitans sp. PAMC 28766, a genomic segment contains:
- a CDS encoding Mur ligase family protein — protein MKYFFPILLGRLARVLARARGGGSAYPGYLVLKLLPTFLTDVTQQFDRGVLFVLGSNGKSTTTHMLSDIMRSHGLRVFTNPTGANLPQGIASALLSEVSLFGKLKADVGVLEVDEAFAVELSGHLHPSTVLMLNVQVDQLYRFYETSRVADMMTDTAATATTNVVTNRDDDYLGRYESQTALSTPVTQVTTRFGASAALVTAAPHGLQNASDFGRTEDGVAAADFSADSEVTALTADGATIALGGTAGSSGESLDVRLPARGLHYAVDAAAAIQTARVSLGSEFRLDRAVGAFAAMKPAYGRGERLKIGSDEAEFVMFKNAASLQLNLDALQSVPEQVLLAIDEGTPDISWIYDVDFSSLDHVDVVSGAKAWQIALRLEHAGIPITTVEPDIEKAIELMKALPAPSTKTKNFIVNYEQMMIARKMLGYPDLEKRA, from the coding sequence TTGAAGTACTTCTTCCCCATCCTCCTCGGGCGTCTCGCCCGCGTTCTCGCAAGAGCCCGAGGGGGTGGGTCGGCGTACCCCGGCTACCTCGTCCTGAAGCTTCTGCCGACGTTCCTCACCGACGTCACGCAGCAGTTCGACCGCGGCGTGCTCTTCGTGCTCGGCTCGAACGGCAAGTCGACGACGACGCACATGCTGTCCGACATCATGCGGTCACACGGCCTCCGGGTCTTCACGAACCCGACGGGTGCGAACCTCCCACAGGGCATCGCCTCGGCACTGCTCTCCGAAGTCAGCCTGTTCGGCAAGCTCAAGGCCGACGTGGGCGTGCTCGAGGTCGACGAGGCGTTCGCCGTCGAGCTCTCCGGGCACCTGCACCCGTCGACCGTCCTCATGCTCAACGTGCAGGTCGACCAGCTCTACCGCTTCTACGAGACCTCGCGCGTCGCCGACATGATGACCGACACGGCTGCGACTGCCACGACCAATGTCGTCACCAACCGCGACGACGACTACCTGGGTCGCTACGAATCGCAGACTGCGCTGTCCACCCCGGTGACGCAGGTGACCACCCGCTTCGGAGCCTCCGCCGCGCTCGTCACGGCGGCCCCGCACGGCCTGCAGAACGCCAGCGACTTCGGCCGTACCGAAGACGGCGTCGCCGCCGCCGACTTCTCGGCCGACTCCGAGGTGACTGCCCTCACCGCCGACGGTGCCACGATCGCTCTCGGCGGCACTGCCGGATCGTCGGGCGAGAGCCTCGACGTGCGCCTTCCCGCCCGCGGTCTGCATTACGCGGTCGACGCCGCCGCCGCGATCCAGACGGCTCGCGTCTCGCTCGGCTCCGAGTTCCGCCTCGACCGAGCCGTGGGGGCGTTCGCCGCGATGAAGCCCGCCTACGGGCGCGGCGAGCGACTCAAGATCGGCTCTGACGAGGCCGAGTTCGTCATGTTCAAGAACGCCGCGAGCCTTCAGCTGAACCTCGACGCACTGCAGAGCGTGCCTGAGCAGGTGCTGCTTGCGATCGATGAGGGCACGCCCGACATCTCGTGGATCTACGACGTCGACTTCTCGTCACTCGACCACGTCGACGTGGTCTCGGGGGCGAAGGCCTGGCAGATCGCCCTGCGACTCGAACACGCCGGCATCCCGATCACGACTGTCGAGCCCGACATCGAGAAGGCCATCGAGCTGATGAAGGCGCTGCCTGCCCCCTCCACCAAGACGAAGAACTTCATCGTCAACTACGAGCAGATGATGATCGCGCGCAAGATGCTCGGTTATCCCGACCTGGAGAAGCGCGCCTGA
- a CDS encoding RNA polymerase sigma factor — protein sequence MATRTKTADLTTNDDTVDETAATATAVKKAPAKKAPAKAAPAKKAAAGTAKASPAKAKKSAKASADDEDDDAVADTAEVETDDAVETPDAEATDTDDSEGEAVKAADEVLPTGALVISQDDDDEVPVYSSTITGATADPVKDYLKQIGKVALLNAAEEVELAMRIEAGLFAEDKLQNSTGLSKELERELRWVSRDGQRAKSHLLGANLRLVVSLAKRYTGRGMQFLDLIQEGNLGLIRAVEKFDYTKGFKFSTYATWWIRQAITRAMADQARTIRIPVHMVEVINKLARVQRQMLQDLGREPTPEELSRELDMTPEKVVEVQKYGREPISLHTPLGEDGDSEFGDLIEDTEAVVPADAVGFTMLQKQLESLLDSLSEREAGVIRMRFGLGDGMPKTLDQIGDTFGVTRERIRQIESKTMAKLRHPSRSQSLRDYLE from the coding sequence ATGGCTACTCGCACCAAGACCGCAGACCTCACGACGAACGACGACACCGTCGACGAGACCGCCGCCACGGCGACGGCCGTCAAGAAGGCGCCCGCTAAGAAGGCTCCTGCCAAGGCAGCGCCGGCCAAAAAGGCCGCCGCCGGCACGGCCAAGGCGTCGCCCGCCAAGGCCAAGAAGTCGGCGAAGGCCTCCGCTGACGACGAAGACGACGACGCCGTGGCCGACACCGCCGAAGTCGAGACCGACGACGCCGTCGAGACCCCCGACGCCGAGGCGACCGACACCGACGACTCCGAGGGCGAGGCCGTCAAGGCGGCAGACGAGGTGCTGCCCACGGGCGCCCTCGTCATCTCGCAGGACGACGACGACGAGGTGCCGGTCTACTCCTCCACCATCACCGGCGCCACCGCCGACCCGGTCAAGGACTACCTCAAGCAGATCGGAAAGGTCGCGCTGCTCAACGCGGCCGAAGAGGTCGAGCTCGCCATGCGCATCGAGGCGGGCCTGTTCGCCGAAGACAAGCTGCAGAACTCGACCGGGCTCTCCAAAGAGCTCGAGCGCGAACTGCGGTGGGTCTCGCGCGACGGACAGCGTGCCAAGAGCCACCTGCTGGGCGCGAACCTCCGCCTCGTCGTCAGCCTCGCCAAGCGCTACACGGGCCGCGGCATGCAGTTCCTCGACCTCATCCAAGAGGGCAACCTGGGTCTGATCCGTGCAGTCGAGAAGTTCGACTACACCAAGGGCTTCAAGTTCTCGACCTACGCCACGTGGTGGATCCGTCAGGCGATCACCCGTGCCATGGCCGATCAGGCACGCACCATCCGCATCCCGGTGCACATGGTCGAGGTCATCAACAAGCTGGCCCGCGTGCAGCGCCAGATGCTGCAAGACCTCGGTCGCGAGCCCACCCCCGAAGAGCTCTCGCGCGAGCTCGACATGACGCCCGAGAAGGTCGTCGAGGTGCAGAAGTACGGCCGCGAGCCCATCTCTCTTCACACCCCGCTGGGTGAAGACGGCGACAGCGAGTTCGGCGACCTGATCGAAGACACCGAGGCGGTCGTCCCGGCCGACGCGGTCGGCTTCACGATGCTGCAGAAGCAGCTCGAATCGCTGCTCGACAGCCTCTCCGAGCGCGAGGCAGGCGTGATCCGCATGCGCTTCGGTCTCGGCGACGGCATGCCGAAGACGCTCGACCAGATCGGCGACACCTTCGGTGTGACGCGTGAGCGCATCCGCCAGATCGAGTCGAAGACGATGGCCAAGCTGCGCCACCCGTCGCGGTCGCAGTCGCTTCGCGACTATCTGGAGTAA
- a CDS encoding proteasome assembly chaperone family protein: protein MSDPADLYELEPSADGIPAGLPLVAGLTGFADAGSTVAQLTQYMLDTLDGDVVATFDVDTLLDYRARRPIITFDQDHIAEYEASSLTLSLMKDEIGQQFLLLSGFEPDFRWQQFTAAVLQLIERYAVKSTTWVQAIPMPVPHTRPLGVTVSGNRVDLIESLSVWKPTTQAPANALHLVEHKLAATGHPTAGFVLLVPHYLADTEFPDAAVAALSSISAATSLIFPTDRLRDEGRDFLSKVDEQVQTNHELSRLVQTLEERHDTYMEGNPLPSPLIGLDGQVPSADALAAELEKFLSRRGDDEPGPSIS from the coding sequence ATGTCCGATCCTGCTGACCTGTACGAGCTAGAGCCGTCGGCCGACGGCATCCCGGCGGGGCTCCCGCTCGTCGCGGGCCTCACCGGCTTCGCCGACGCCGGCAGCACCGTCGCGCAGCTCACGCAGTACATGCTCGACACGCTCGACGGCGACGTCGTCGCGACGTTCGACGTCGACACCCTGCTCGACTACCGCGCCCGCCGCCCGATCATCACCTTCGACCAAGATCACATCGCCGAGTACGAGGCCTCGAGCCTCACCCTCTCGCTGATGAAAGACGAGATCGGCCAGCAGTTCCTCCTGCTGTCGGGCTTCGAGCCCGACTTCCGCTGGCAGCAGTTCACCGCGGCGGTGCTGCAGCTGATCGAGCGCTACGCCGTGAAGTCGACCACCTGGGTGCAGGCCATCCCCATGCCCGTGCCCCACACTCGCCCGCTGGGCGTCACAGTGAGCGGCAACCGCGTCGACCTGATCGAGTCGCTCTCGGTCTGGAAGCCGACCACTCAGGCTCCGGCGAACGCGCTCCACCTCGTCGAGCACAAGCTCGCCGCGACCGGCCATCCCACGGCCGGCTTCGTCCTGCTCGTGCCGCACTACCTCGCCGACACCGAGTTCCCCGACGCCGCCGTCGCCGCCCTGTCGAGCATCAGCGCCGCGACCAGCCTCATCTTCCCCACCGACCGTCTCCGCGACGAGGGCCGCGACTTCCTTTCGAAGGTCGATGAGCAGGTGCAGACCAACCACGAGCTCTCGCGTCTCGTGCAGACCCTGGAAGAGCGTCACGACACCTACATGGAGGGCAACCCGCTGCCGTCGCCGCTCATCGGCCTCGACGGCCAGGTGCCGAGCGCCGACGCGCTGGCGGCCGAGCTCGAGAAGTTCCTCTCGCGCCGCGGCGACGACGAGCCCGGCCCGTCGATCAGCTGA
- a CDS encoding leucyl aminopeptidase, translating into MTVPQLSVLAPVDLSSPADVLVLGVVPATGGADAPTLLADAPDLQAQLAAIGVSGGRDELTRLPAGALGSADLPASTSVALIGLGGAPSVETLRYAAGSAARQLAGQARVALALPVSGDDEALAVLEGAAIGAYAFDSYRHASAADSKAAVSDVVLLTETAVADSVVARAAAVATAVHTVRDLVTTPPIDLPPAALADATVRLAEGKDVTVTVLEGDELREQGFGGIVGVGQGSARPPRLVKVAYSPEGATKHLALVGKGITYDTGGLSLKPAGSMVGMKYDMTGAATVMAVTLAAAELRLPVRLTAWLCISENMLGADPIRPDDVLTIKNGTTVEVTNTDAEGRLVLADGLSAASEEQPDAIIDVATLTGAQVVALGMRYVGVMGTDDFAPRVVEVADAASEPFWRVPLAPELRQRLKSDVADLVNATPGNSAAGMLLAGVFLKEFVGKKVGTDELIPWAHLDIAGPSENKAGGYGFTTKGATGITVRTLIDLASAF; encoded by the coding sequence ATGACAGTGCCCCAGCTATCCGTGCTCGCCCCCGTCGATCTCTCCTCCCCCGCCGACGTGCTCGTCCTCGGCGTCGTGCCCGCCACGGGCGGGGCCGACGCCCCGACTCTTCTGGCCGACGCGCCCGATCTGCAGGCGCAGCTCGCGGCCATCGGCGTCTCCGGGGGCCGCGACGAGCTGACGCGGCTGCCGGCCGGGGCGCTCGGGAGTGCCGACCTGCCGGCGAGCACCTCCGTCGCTCTCATCGGTCTGGGGGGCGCACCCTCGGTCGAGACGCTTCGCTACGCTGCAGGATCCGCCGCCCGCCAGCTGGCCGGGCAGGCTCGCGTCGCGCTCGCCCTTCCGGTGTCGGGCGACGACGAGGCCCTGGCCGTGCTGGAGGGCGCCGCCATCGGCGCGTACGCCTTCGACTCGTACCGTCACGCGTCGGCTGCCGACTCGAAGGCCGCCGTCAGCGACGTCGTCCTTCTCACCGAGACGGCGGTTGCCGACTCCGTGGTCGCCCGGGCTGCAGCGGTCGCGACGGCCGTGCACACGGTCCGCGACCTCGTGACGACCCCTCCGATCGACCTGCCGCCGGCAGCGCTGGCCGATGCGACCGTGCGTCTCGCCGAGGGCAAGGACGTCACGGTGACCGTCCTCGAGGGCGACGAGCTCCGCGAGCAGGGGTTCGGCGGCATCGTCGGCGTCGGGCAGGGCTCGGCACGCCCGCCCCGCCTCGTCAAGGTCGCCTACTCGCCCGAGGGCGCCACCAAGCACCTCGCTCTCGTCGGCAAGGGCATCACCTACGACACCGGCGGGCTGTCGCTGAAGCCCGCGGGCAGCATGGTCGGCATGAAGTACGACATGACCGGCGCCGCCACCGTCATGGCCGTCACCCTCGCCGCCGCCGAGCTGCGCCTGCCGGTGCGGCTGACCGCGTGGCTGTGCATCTCCGAGAACATGCTCGGGGCCGATCCGATCCGACCCGACGACGTCCTGACCATCAAGAACGGCACCACGGTCGAGGTGACGAACACCGACGCCGAAGGGCGTCTCGTGCTCGCCGACGGCCTCTCGGCCGCGTCCGAAGAGCAACCGGATGCGATCATCGACGTCGCGACCCTCACCGGCGCGCAGGTCGTCGCGCTCGGCATGCGCTACGTCGGTGTGATGGGCACCGACGACTTCGCGCCGCGCGTGGTCGAAGTGGCCGACGCCGCGTCCGAGCCGTTCTGGCGGGTGCCGCTCGCGCCCGAGCTGCGCCAACGCCTCAAGTCGGACGTCGCCGACCTCGTCAACGCCACGCCTGGCAACAGCGCCGCGGGCATGCTGCTCGCCGGCGTCTTCTTGAAAGAGTTCGTGGGCAAGAAGGTGGGCACCGACGAGCTGATCCCCTGGGCCCACCTCGACATCGCGGGGCCGAGCGAGAACAAGGCCGGAGGCTACGGCTTCACGACCAAGGGCGCGACCGGCATCACTGTGCGCACCCTGATCGACCTGGCCTCCGCGTTCTGA
- the lpdA gene encoding dihydrolipoyl dehydrogenase: MSEQNYDVVILGGGSGGYAAALRSSELGYSVALIEKDKVGGTCLHRGCIPTKALLHTAEVADVSRESAKYGVNTDFHGIDIANVTTYRRDIVEHKYKGLQSLVKARGITTIAGEGKLTSPSTIQVGDDTITGKNIILATGSYSRSLPGLEIGGRVITSEHALELDYIPQRVAILGGGVIGVEFASVWKSFGSDVQIIEALPHLVPNEEESVSKQFERAFRKRGINYSLGIRFQSVTQDDSGVHVTLEDGKTFDADILLVAVGRGPVTQGLGYDEVGITMDRGFVLTDERLHTNVEGVYAIGDIVPGLQLAHRSFQQGIFVAEEIAGLSPVVIEDANIPKVTYSDPEVASVGLTTAKATEKYGADKISSYDYNLAGNGKSSILGTAGSVKVVRVVDGPVVGVHMIGARVGELVGEAQLTVNWEAYPEDIAPLIHAHPTQNEAIGEAMLALAGKPLHAM; encoded by the coding sequence GTGTCAGAGCAGAACTATGACGTCGTCATTCTCGGTGGAGGCAGCGGCGGATATGCCGCGGCACTGCGTTCCAGTGAATTGGGCTACTCGGTGGCCCTGATCGAGAAGGACAAGGTCGGCGGCACCTGTCTCCACCGCGGCTGCATCCCCACGAAGGCCCTGCTGCACACCGCCGAGGTGGCCGACGTGTCGCGCGAGTCGGCGAAGTACGGCGTCAACACCGACTTCCACGGCATCGACATCGCGAACGTCACGACGTACCGCCGCGACATCGTCGAGCACAAGTACAAGGGCCTGCAGAGCCTCGTCAAGGCGCGCGGCATCACGACGATCGCCGGCGAAGGCAAGTTGACGTCCCCCTCGACGATCCAGGTCGGTGACGACACCATCACCGGCAAGAACATCATCCTGGCGACCGGCTCGTACTCGCGCAGCCTGCCCGGCCTCGAGATCGGCGGCCGCGTCATCACGAGCGAGCACGCTCTCGAGCTCGACTACATCCCCCAGCGCGTCGCGATCCTGGGCGGCGGCGTCATCGGCGTCGAGTTCGCCAGCGTCTGGAAGTCCTTCGGCTCCGACGTCCAGATCATCGAAGCGCTCCCGCACCTCGTGCCCAACGAGGAGGAGTCGGTGTCGAAGCAGTTCGAGCGCGCCTTCCGCAAGCGCGGCATCAACTACTCGCTCGGCATCCGCTTCCAGAGCGTCACGCAGGACGACAGCGGCGTGCACGTCACGCTCGAAGACGGCAAGACCTTCGACGCCGACATCCTGCTCGTGGCGGTCGGGCGCGGCCCGGTCACCCAGGGCCTCGGATACGACGAGGTCGGCATCACGATGGACCGCGGCTTCGTCCTCACGGACGAGCGCCTCCACACCAACGTCGAAGGCGTCTACGCCATCGGCGACATCGTGCCCGGCCTCCAGCTCGCCCACCGCTCCTTCCAGCAGGGCATCTTCGTCGCCGAAGAGATCGCCGGGCTCTCGCCCGTCGTCATCGAAGACGCGAACATCCCCAAGGTCACCTACTCCGACCCCGAGGTCGCGTCCGTCGGCCTCACCACGGCGAAGGCCACCGAGAAGTACGGTGCCGACAAGATCTCGTCGTACGACTACAACCTCGCCGGCAACGGCAAGAGCTCGATCCTCGGCACGGCCGGCTCGGTCAAGGTCGTCCGCGTCGTCGACGGCCCGGTCGTCGGCGTCCACATGATCGGCGCCCGCGTCGGCGAGCTCGTCGGCGAAGCACAGCTCACCGTCAACTGGGAGGCCTACCCGGAGGACATCGCGCCGCTGATCCACGCGCACCCGACCCAGAACGAGGCGATCGGCGAGGCGATGCTGGCCCTGGCCGGCAAGCCCCTGCACGCGATGTAA
- the sucB gene encoding 2-oxoglutarate dehydrogenase, E2 component, dihydrolipoamide succinyltransferase, whose amino-acid sequence MSESVNLPALGESVTEGTVTRWLKNVGDRVEVDEPLLEVSTDKVDTEIPSPVAGVIEEILVPEDETVEVGTPLVKIGDGTGAGSSDSAPDAEAPATGPASTDDQPAAESSEDSEGYETPSPADEAPAEVPSSAAPAPEEAAQAAPPAPAPGVDPAPAAPAAPAPVAAAPAPAAAAPAAPAPAAPAAPAPASPAAPAPAAAGGPVGYVTPLVRKLANEKGVDLSTVSGSGVGGRIRKEDVLEAAEAAAKATPAAAPAASAPAVASKYEPLPVSDLRGTTVPMTRLRKVVAQRAVESMQQTAQLTSVVEVDVTKVAKFRDAVKGDFLAKTGNKLSFLPFFTLAAAEALQAYPKLNATVDGDSIVYPDTENVSMAVDTERGLLTPVIKNAATLDLAGLAASIADLAGRTRDNKLTPDELSGGTFTVTNTGSRGALFDTPVVFLPQVAILGTGIVVKKPVVITADGSESIAIRSMVYLALSYDHRIVDGADAARFLVAVKNRLEGGDFQGKLGI is encoded by the coding sequence ATGAGCGAATCCGTCAACCTCCCGGCACTCGGCGAGAGTGTCACCGAGGGCACGGTCACCCGCTGGTTGAAGAACGTCGGCGATCGTGTGGAGGTCGACGAGCCCCTGCTCGAAGTCTCCACCGACAAGGTCGACACGGAGATCCCGTCGCCCGTCGCCGGTGTGATCGAAGAGATCCTGGTGCCCGAAGACGAGACCGTCGAGGTCGGCACTCCGCTGGTGAAGATCGGCGACGGCACCGGCGCCGGCTCGAGCGACTCCGCCCCCGATGCCGAGGCGCCTGCCACCGGCCCCGCCTCCACGGACGACCAGCCCGCCGCCGAGTCGAGCGAAGACTCCGAGGGCTACGAGACGCCGTCACCGGCCGACGAGGCTCCCGCCGAGGTGCCGTCGTCCGCTGCCCCCGCACCCGAGGAGGCCGCCCAGGCTGCTCCCCCGGCTCCGGCTCCGGGCGTCGACCCCGCGCCCGCGGCCCCCGCCGCGCCGGCTCCTGTCGCCGCTGCGCCGGCTCCTGCCGCTGCTGCCCCGGCCGCGCCCGCCCCGGCCGCTCCTGCTGCTCCCGCCCCCGCTTCGCCCGCCGCTCCCGCCCCGGCAGCTGCTGGCGGCCCCGTCGGTTACGTCACGCCGCTGGTGCGCAAGCTCGCCAACGAGAAGGGCGTCGACCTGTCGACCGTCTCGGGCAGCGGCGTCGGCGGTCGCATCCGCAAGGAGGACGTCCTCGAAGCCGCTGAGGCCGCCGCCAAGGCGACGCCCGCTGCCGCACCGGCCGCGTCGGCTCCTGCCGTCGCGTCGAAGTACGAGCCGCTGCCCGTCTCCGACCTGCGTGGCACGACGGTGCCGATGACGCGCCTCCGCAAGGTCGTCGCGCAGCGCGCCGTCGAGTCGATGCAGCAGACGGCCCAGCTCACCAGCGTGGTCGAGGTCGACGTCACGAAGGTCGCGAAGTTCCGCGACGCCGTGAAGGGCGACTTCCTCGCGAAGACCGGAAACAAGCTGTCGTTCCTGCCGTTCTTCACGCTTGCCGCGGCCGAGGCCCTCCAGGCCTACCCGAAGCTCAACGCGACCGTCGACGGTGACTCGATCGTCTACCCGGACACCGAGAACGTCTCGATGGCGGTCGACACAGAGCGCGGCCTCCTCACCCCGGTGATCAAGAACGCCGCGACGCTCGACCTCGCCGGGCTCGCCGCCTCGATCGCCGACCTGGCCGGCCGCACGCGCGACAACAAGCTGACCCCCGACGAGCTCTCGGGCGGCACCTTCACGGTGACCAACACGGGCTCGCGCGGGGCGCTCTTCGACACCCCCGTCGTGTTCCTACCCCAAGTCGCCATCCTGGGCACGGGCATCGTCGTCAAGAAGCCGGTGGTCATCACGGCCGACGGTTCGGAGTCGATCGCGATCCGCTCGATGGTGTACCTCGCCCTGTCGTACGACCACCGCATCGTCGACGGCGCTGACGCCGCTCGCTTCCTTGTCGCGGTGAAGAACCGCCTCGAGGGCGGCGACTTCCAGGGCAAGCTCGGCATCTAG
- a CDS encoding DUF4191 domain-containing protein — MARNTPAESSSSTPAKEPGRLKQMWQVFNMTRRSDSTAIWWMIAAFAVPVIIGLALAFTIGRSTIINMVLYIIVGVMAGVLLFMVVLGRLAERAAYSQIEGQPGAVGAVFKSGLRRQWRASEMPVAVNGRSQAAVYRAVGRPGVVLVTEGTRGATSKIVEEEKRKVARITPGVAITVLSVGPDADSIPLHKLASRMNRVKNKNMIGRNEVLAVSNRLDSLGQNKLPIPKGVDPMRVRSGRPR; from the coding sequence ATGGCACGCAACACACCCGCAGAGAGCTCGTCGTCGACCCCTGCAAAAGAGCCCGGCCGCTTGAAGCAGATGTGGCAGGTCTTCAATATGACCCGCCGATCCGACTCGACGGCGATCTGGTGGATGATCGCGGCGTTCGCCGTTCCGGTCATCATCGGTCTCGCGTTGGCGTTCACGATCGGCCGCTCGACCATCATCAACATGGTGCTCTACATCATCGTCGGCGTCATGGCCGGCGTGCTGCTCTTCATGGTCGTGCTGGGCCGCCTGGCCGAGCGCGCAGCCTACTCGCAGATCGAGGGGCAGCCCGGTGCCGTGGGCGCGGTGTTCAAGAGTGGCCTCCGCCGCCAGTGGCGCGCCAGCGAGATGCCGGTCGCCGTCAACGGTCGCAGCCAGGCCGCCGTCTATCGCGCTGTCGGACGACCCGGCGTCGTGCTCGTCACCGAGGGCACCCGCGGGGCGACCTCGAAGATCGTCGAGGAGGAGAAGCGCAAGGTCGCGCGCATCACCCCCGGCGTGGCGATCACCGTGCTGAGCGTCGGCCCGGATGCCGACTCGATCCCCCTGCACAAGCTGGCTTCGCGGATGAACCGCGTCAAGAACAAGAACATGATCGGGCGCAACGAAGTGCTCGCCGTGTCGAACCGCCTCGACTCGCTCGGTCAGAACAAGCTGCCGATCCCCAAGGGCGTCGACCCGATGCGCGTGCGCTCCGGCCGACCGCGCTGA